A genomic window from Sporosarcina sp. Marseille-Q4063 includes:
- a CDS encoding DUF5694 domain-containing protein: MKPQVMVVGVYHLGNTTDLINVESKNDNVLKQQAKEVVDALSRFNPTKLAVEAEWEVQSQLNDSYRKYQLGKLTPTKNEIEMIGFPLAQKSDISEVSCVDWRGDDSENAPLGDILQYAKEYEPERYKKIMNMYIEPMQREAEEWPSLSILEGFTRVNEADTVKKLHEIYMELAMIGREKDYYAMEWLTWWYKRNLILYSNVRRLITSPQDRVLLLIGGSHVHLVKQFLKESGGCTVVDANEYLK; the protein is encoded by the coding sequence ATGAAGCCACAAGTGATGGTCGTCGGGGTATACCATTTAGGAAACACAACGGATTTGATCAATGTTGAAAGCAAAAACGATAATGTATTAAAGCAACAAGCAAAGGAAGTTGTGGACGCACTAAGTCGGTTTAATCCAACAAAACTGGCGGTCGAAGCGGAATGGGAAGTACAATCGCAGTTGAACGATAGTTATCGAAAATATCAACTAGGTAAACTGACCCCAACGAAGAATGAAATAGAAATGATTGGTTTTCCTTTAGCCCAAAAATCGGATATAAGCGAAGTGTCATGTGTCGATTGGCGAGGTGACGATAGTGAAAATGCACCATTAGGTGATATTCTTCAGTATGCAAAAGAGTATGAACCTGAACGCTATAAGAAAATAATGAACATGTACATAGAGCCGATGCAACGTGAAGCTGAAGAATGGCCCAGTCTCTCGATTTTAGAGGGCTTTACTCGTGTGAATGAAGCAGATACTGTTAAAAAGTTGCACGAAATTTACATGGAACTTGCGATGATTGGAAGAGAGAAAGATTATTATGCAATGGAGTGGTTAACGTGGTGGTACAAGCGAAATTTGATTTTATATTCAAATGTTAGAAGACTAATTACAAGTCCACAAGACCGAGTACTGCTATTAATCGGCGGCAGCCACGTTCATCTAGTTAAACAGTTTTTGAAGGAGTCCGGGGGTTGTACGGTGGTTGATGCGAATGAATACTTAAAATAA
- a CDS encoding nucleotidyltransferase domain-containing protein: MNIEEEVAMKMFSTCIKVNEWMSEFDGQWGIAGGWAIDLFIGKETRPHSDVEVAIFREDQHMLKKALLDWSFKKAVKGELISWKEEWLEFPVHEIHGVHNQSGKQLEVLLNEKKENEWIFRREPSISFPKSSLFLHSQKGIPYLHPAVVLLYKAKNTREKDHADFLAVKDLLTEEDNKWLLNALQVHVPGHRWIQELMRKRVES; encoded by the coding sequence ATGAATATTGAGGAAGAAGTAGCGATGAAAATGTTCAGTACTTGCATCAAGGTAAATGAATGGATGTCCGAATTCGACGGACAATGGGGGATTGCTGGTGGCTGGGCGATTGATCTATTCATAGGTAAAGAAACGCGACCACATTCGGATGTAGAAGTTGCCATATTTCGCGAAGACCAGCATATGTTGAAAAAAGCGTTGCTAGATTGGTCTTTTAAAAAAGCTGTGAAAGGTGAATTAATCTCTTGGAAAGAGGAATGGCTTGAATTTCCAGTTCATGAGATTCACGGTGTTCATAATCAAAGCGGAAAACAATTGGAAGTCTTGCTGAATGAAAAGAAAGAAAATGAGTGGATTTTTAGGAGAGAACCGTCAATTTCATTCCCAAAAAGTTCACTTTTTCTTCATTCGCAAAAAGGAATCCCTTACTTACATCCCGCTGTCGTCTTGTTATACAAAGCGAAAAATACACGCGAGAAAGATCATGCTGACTTTTTAGCGGTGAAGGATTTGCTGACGGAAGAAGACAACAAATGGTTACTAAATGCACTTCAAGTACATGTTCCCGGCCATAGATGGATTCAAGAACTGATGAGGAAGCGAGTGGAGTCATGA
- a CDS encoding topology modulation protein, protein MNRIMVIGVGSGVGKSTFARRLSGLTGIEVTHLDRLFWRPGWVEAPLEEFWEAQERVVQNEKWIIEGNYTGTIAIREAYADTVIYLELPLIVCLYRVLKRRVQYHGKTRDDIGEGCEEKIDWAFLKFILTTYRPRKKKMKKRMQLYANEGKTVHYLRTPGEIEGFLNMYKKE, encoded by the coding sequence ATGAATAGAATCATGGTTATCGGTGTAGGTTCAGGCGTCGGAAAATCCACATTTGCACGTAGACTAAGCGGATTGACTGGGATTGAAGTCACTCATTTGGATCGGTTGTTTTGGAGGCCGGGATGGGTGGAAGCTCCGCTTGAAGAGTTTTGGGAGGCTCAGGAGAGAGTCGTTCAAAACGAGAAATGGATTATAGAAGGAAATTACACAGGGACTATCGCTATCCGGGAAGCGTATGCAGACACGGTCATCTATCTGGAGCTTCCGTTGATTGTCTGTTTGTATCGCGTATTGAAGCGGAGAGTGCAGTATCACGGAAAAACGCGCGATGATATTGGTGAAGGATGCGAGGAGAAAATTGATTGGGCATTCCTAAAATTCATTTTAACGACCTATCGTCCTCGGAAAAAGAAAATGAAGAAACGCATGCAACTTTATGCGAATGAAGGGAAGACTGTCCATTACTTGAGGACGCCGGGGGAGATTGAGGGATTTCTGAATATGTATAAAAAGGAATAA
- a CDS encoding flavoprotein, giving the protein MEFNDFLDLFISSWKDSSIEEMEQMISKKYAGREIRGEGIEDFGYDESIIGWAKGFEYVRENNAEWEIQLLNSYPLRSNEYMAVIAATIKIDGKTVSPYNLFYDTFRKEQEWKNVRSYIETGITEEYLKGVIEGANK; this is encoded by the coding sequence ATGGAATTTAATGATTTCTTGGATTTATTTATCTCAAGCTGGAAAGACTCTTCGATTGAAGAAATGGAACAGATGATTTCCAAGAAATATGCAGGACGTGAGATTCGAGGAGAAGGAATCGAAGACTTCGGTTATGATGAATCGATAATTGGATGGGCTAAAGGATTTGAATATGTGAGGGAAAACAATGCCGAATGGGAAATTCAACTATTGAATTCATATCCACTTCGTTCAAATGAATATATGGCGGTAATTGCCGCAACGATTAAAATTGATGGAAAGACCGTCAGTCCTTACAATTTGTTTTATGATACCTTCCGAAAAGAACAAGAGTGGAAAAACGTTCGGAGTTATATAGAAACCGGCATCACTGAAGAATATTTAAAAGGAGTGATTGAAGGCGCTAATAAATAA
- a CDS encoding helix-turn-helix domain-containing protein translates to MNEFELCPRFEKTVAILSQRWTALILYQLMAGPQRFCTMTDKLGVSGKTLSERLKDLEQRDFVIRNVYPETPVRIEYSLTAKGMSLTPIMKEIENWSKTWIEQEEVAEQK, encoded by the coding sequence ATGAACGAATTTGAACTTTGTCCGCGATTTGAAAAAACAGTAGCAATCCTAAGTCAGCGTTGGACTGCACTTATTTTATATCAGTTAATGGCAGGTCCACAGCGATTTTGCACAATGACCGATAAACTTGGCGTCAGTGGAAAGACGCTATCCGAACGGCTAAAAGACCTCGAACAACGAGATTTTGTCATTCGGAATGTCTACCCAGAAACACCAGTGCGCATCGAATATTCATTAACTGCAAAAGGGATGTCCCTTACGCCGATTATGAAAGAGATCGAGAATTGGTCGAAAACGTGGATTGAGCAGGAAGAAGTTGCTGAACAAAAATAA
- a CDS encoding NUDIX hydrolase — MGHEHPKHIIAVSAYVTNEKGEALLVKTHWRSDTWEAPGGQVEEGEPLDKAVCREVVEETGIVVRPIGITGVYYNATMNLLSVVFKADYVSGEIIMQPEEIQEAKFVRLTEENIHEYITRPHMRSRTLDAMRAESFVPYETWEVRPYNLLGRLDE, encoded by the coding sequence TTGGGACATGAACATCCTAAACATATTATTGCAGTCTCGGCCTATGTCACGAATGAAAAAGGGGAAGCCTTGCTTGTTAAAACCCATTGGAGATCAGATACATGGGAAGCGCCAGGCGGACAGGTGGAAGAAGGGGAACCTCTGGATAAGGCGGTCTGCAGGGAGGTAGTCGAGGAAACTGGAATTGTTGTTAGACCTATTGGAATTACGGGTGTTTACTATAACGCAACAATGAATTTATTATCAGTTGTTTTTAAAGCTGATTATGTGAGCGGTGAAATCATCATGCAACCAGAAGAAATACAAGAAGCCAAATTTGTTAGGTTAACTGAAGAAAATATTCACGAATATATAACCCGACCCCATATGAGATCCCGTACATTGGATGCTATGAGGGCGGAAAGTTTTGTACCCTATGAAACATGGGAAGTTAGACCATATAATTTGCTTGGAAGGCTAGATGAATGA